In Papaver somniferum cultivar HN1 chromosome 1, ASM357369v1, whole genome shotgun sequence, a genomic segment contains:
- the LOC113305840 gene encoding uncharacterized protein LOC113305840, translated as MENKKMMKKTTDEQSMLLGCKLYISESRNLAALDSIERAAALHQETVIMEKFEDRVYNRVRYTLVSYVIHDSSTDSPIYSPLQQTVLAMVEAAFQAINLEHHSGAHPTLGVVDDICFHPLGREKLEEAAWLAKLVARDVSNQLQVPVFLYEAAHPTGKTLDTIRRDLGYFRPNYMGSQWAGWALPEVLNENPDEGPTQVPRARGIVIIGASPWVRTFNVPIMSTDVSMTRRISRKVSARGGGLPTVQAIGLVHGEDSTEIACYLLEPNRVGADRVQNQIGLLAAEEGLDVETGYFTDYSPEMILEKYKKLVSTNQ; from the exons atggaaaacaagaagatgatgaagaaaacaaCAGATGAGCAGTCCATGCTACTTGGCTGTAAGCTCTACATATCTGAATCAAGAAACCTGGCTGCCCTTGACTCAATCGAACGAGCAGCAGCACTGCACCAGGAGACCGTGATAATGGAGAAATTTGAAGATCGTGTGTATAATCGTGTTCGGTATACTCTTGTGTCGTATGTGATTCATGACAGTAGCACAGACAGTCCAATCTATAGCCCATTGCAACAAACTGTCCTTGCTATGGTTGAGGCTGCCTTCCAAGCCATAAACCTAGAACATCACTCTGGAGCGCACCCTACACTCGGTGTTGTTGACGATATCTGTTTTCATCCCCTTGGCCGAGAAAAGTTGGAAGAAGCAGCTTGGCTTGCCAAATTGGTAGCAAGAGATGTAAGCAATCAACTCCAAG TGCCAGTATTTCTCTATGAAGCAGCACACCCAACAGGCAAGACCCTCGACACCATCCGTCGTGATCTAGGGTATTTCCGTCCAAATTACATGGGAAGCCAATGGGCAGGATGGGCATTGCCAGAAGTTCTCAACGAGAATCCTGATGAGGGTCCAACTCAAGTACCTCGAGCTAGAGGCATTGTAATAATTGGTGCAAGTCCATGGGTTCGAACATTCAATGTGCCGATCATGTCTACGGATGTATCAATGACGCGAAGAATTTCTCGAAAAGTGAGTGCTCGGGGTGGTGGGCTTCCTACTGTCCAAGCTATTGGTCTTGTTCATGGCGAGGATTCGACTGAGATAGCGTGCTACCTCTTGGAACCAAACAGGGTCGGAGCTGATCGTGTGCAGAACCAGATTGGTCTTCTTGCTGCTGAGGAAGGATTGGATGTTGAGACGGGTTATTTTACCGATTATTCACCAGAAATGATtcttgagaagtataagaaattAGTATCCACAAATCAATAA